The proteins below are encoded in one region of Thermodesulfovibrio thiophilus DSM 17215:
- a CDS encoding ATP-dependent Clp protease adaptor ClpS, which produces MDEKIFSEEKEEVLFDSPELYRVYLLNDDYTTMDFVVYVLMTIFDKPKIEATSIMLHVHRNGRGLAGVYLKEIAETKAAQVESLARAHGFPLKCAIQEDD; this is translated from the coding sequence ATGGATGAAAAAATTTTCTCTGAAGAAAAGGAAGAAGTCTTATTTGATAGCCCTGAGTTGTATAGAGTGTATCTTTTAAATGACGATTACACAACAATGGATTTTGTTGTTTATGTTTTGATGACAATTTTTGATAAACCAAAAATAGAAGCAACATCCATTATGCTTCATGTGCACAGAAACGGACGAGGTCTTGCTGGAGTTTATTTAAAGGAGATTGCTGAAACAAAGGCAGCACAAGTAGAAAGCCTGGCAAGAGCTCATGGATTTCCATTAAAATGTGCGATACAAGAAGATGATTAA